In the Sorghum bicolor cultivar BTx623 chromosome 4, Sorghum_bicolor_NCBIv3, whole genome shotgun sequence genome, ATGACTGAGCAACCTTCAGCTTGGCCTTTACCCTAAGTAAAGATCCTTGATCCAACTTTGCAGTCTCATCTAAGGCAGCATCTGTTGCGACTTCTGCTTCTGTAAATCTCTGTTGTGCAGAAAGAACCAATGCTAGCAGCCTCCAGCCTTTCGAAATCGACCCACCAGTTGCTTCTATAAACTCCTTGGCACATCTCAGGGCAGCATTCATGTTCCTTTGCTCAGCATATTCAACTCCCATGTCAAATATTAGGTCTACGTTGTAGCGGTTAAGACTAATCGACTCTGTAAGTGACTTCAGAGTTTCTGTCTGCAATAGAGATCTTTGGTAGTCTGATGAAACAACCTTGGACTTATTACCTAGACAGCTTCCTAAGAAATGGAGGCCAACGCTCTTCAGATGAGAATCTGATGATCCAGCAAGTGCGATTACTCTTCTTGCATATTCAACACCCTCAGAAGAGAGATGGTGGTCCTTACTGCATATCTTAGCAGCTAATAATAAAGCATGTATGTCATTTGGATTCTCAAGCTTGTTTAAAGACTTTCTCAAAAAATTCAGTGCGATATCTTTCTGACCAGCTACATAGTAGCAAAGTGCTAGTGTGGCCCATCTCTCGGTGCGAGGATATATTCCAGGTAAAACCTCTTCAAGTTGTTTTGCAAGAAGCAGTGGTTCACCACAAAGAGACAAGGCATAGGTTAAATGTTCCATCACTGAAGGATCCCAATGGGTCTTCCCCTGGTACCAATTCCTAAGTACTACCATCAAAAGTAGAAGAGCTTCTTCGAAATTATTCTTTGGAACAAAAGAACCTTCAACTTGTTGAGCCATGCTGGGAGGGCTCCAATCTATATTGCTGTACAACAGAAAAGACGCATATCTCTTTTGAATCCTAGTCCGACTTTCATCATCAAGATTCCATGGACTAAGAAGAGCTCGTCGGTAAGAAGCTAATGCTTCCTGGTAGGAGCCAGCGTGTTTCCAGGCTTCAGGAAGCAGTTCTACGGATTTATTGATAGTTTCTTGTAACTTTTGTTCGATATCAGGCGTACCATTCTGGAAAATACTTTCAACGGAATCAAGTACACTTTTGCACTGGTTAGCAGCTTCTGCTCATTCCAGAAGTTTTTGCATTAGTCATCAGAGAGTTCATATAAGAAGCATAAGAAAGAAGTTGTCCAGTGATATGTAGTGATTTGTACCTGTCGATTTCCCTAGCTTTTGAAGGGACAATGATTTCAAGTAAATGGCTTCGAGAACAAGGCTAGCAGGATTATTTTGATTATTTTGTGTGACAGAACTTGGTAATTCTGATTTTGTCCGCCCTTTCTTCGATGGTGTCTTAGAAAGGGATGGTTGGAACTGCTGAATTGCAGCTTGAAGGTCAATTCCGTCAAATACACGAAGGGCAACTTCCACATTTCCTTTCTGAAATTCCAATCTTCCAAGGAGAGCTCTTGCCTCCTATTATCAATATACATTTGGATAAACTCAGCCTCAGGAACCAAAGAAACATCAAGTACAAAAGCTGGGATACACTGAAGAATCTTCATAGGTTAGAGAGCACGTACACCTAGTACTAAATCAAACATATAATACAAAATTGCATGAAAGCAatgataatttttttaattatcTTTAGCATATTGTACATGTCAGTTATCACCTTGAGTAAGGATAGTAAGGAGAGTTTCTGAAGGCATTCATATCGTGTAATTGGTGTATGGATTTTGAGTAGGAAATTACATGACAATTGACAAGTCATGGTAAATGGTGATGATGCCTTCAAGTTTCACTAAAATCACATTTCGCGGGAAGTTCCAGCGCCGACAAATTTTGTTTGCGATTCTCATCATCCAAGAAACGCCTCAGTGATCAGGCCAACCAAACAGAACTAaccaaaattaaaaaagaaaaacaagtgTCAGATTATTTCTGACCTCATAATTAAGGGAGAGTCCCTCTGGGTGAGACGACTCAGCGCCCGCCGCTGGGACGATGCTGCCACCGCTCGCCTTCACCGGCTCGTTCTCTGGCGCAGTcacctctgcctctgccgatggatCCGCCTCCGCCGGTGATGTAGCCTCTGCCGGAGGCACCTCGCCTCCATCATCCGGATCCGAAGCCATTTTGCTCCTGTCGAGTAGAGATGCCTCCTGTTTTGTCGTCAAAtggggggagagagaggagggatgGGCGGGGCATCATCCATGCATGGTTTGTTCTGCACATCCAGGCGTTTT is a window encoding:
- the LOC8073805 gene encoding protein NPG1 → MASDPDDGGEVPPAEATSPAEADPSAEAEVTAPENEPVKASGGSIVPAAGAESSHPEGLSLNYEEARALLGRLEFQKGNVEVALRVFDGIDLQAAIQQFQPSLSKTPSKKGRTKSELPSSVTQNNQNNPASLVLEAIYLKSLSLQKLGKSTEAANQCKSVLDSVESIFQNGTPDIEQKLQETINKSVELLPEAWKHAGSYQEALASYRRALLSPWNLDDESRTRIQKRYASFLLYSNIDWSPPSMAQQVEGSFVPKNNFEEALLLLMVVLRNWYQGKTHWDPSVMEHLTYALSLCGEPLLLAKQLEEVLPGIYPRTERWATLALCYYVAGQKDIALNFLRKSLNKLENPNDIHALLLAAKICSKDHHLSSEGVEYARRVIALAGSSDSHLKSVGLHFLGSCLGNKSKVVSSDYQRSLLQTETLKSLTESISLNRYNVDLIFDMGVEYAEQRNMNAALRCAKEFIEATGGSISKGWRLLALVLSAQQRFTEAEVATDAALDETAKLDQGSLLRVKAKLKVAQSSPMEAVEAYRALLALVQAQKNSSASCKNAIEDTDGSVTEFEIWQGLANLYSSLSYWRDAEICLKKAKALKSYSAATLHAEGYMHQARDQTKDALAAYVNAFSTELEHVPSKVAIGAMLSKQGPRFLPAARCFLSDALRVEPTNRMAWLYLGKVHRSDGRISDAADCFQAAVMLEESDPVESFSSLS